The Cutaneotrichosporon cavernicola HIS019 DNA, chromosome: 3 region GCGCACCTAGTCCCACGCGCTCGTTACGCAGCACCGCAACGACAGGTTCAGCGCGGCCTCCAGCGTCGCGCCCCAGGCCAGCCCCCGGCGTCCAGCCCTGTCGTGCCAGCATGGCCCGGGACGCGGCAGACGGGCCGgccggctgcggcggcgcaaTGATCGCGGGACCCGGGCTAGCATtcgggcgcggcggggatGGCGGGTGCATGCGTCGGCGCTGGGCTGAGCGGTCGACATACCCGGCCCGAGATGGGGCGTTGCGcgtgtcctcgccgagcagggTATCACGCAACGCATCCATCGCGAGCTTGCGTTTGAACTGGCGCTGACCGCGGCGTGCAGCCGCACCGACTGGTGGGTCAAAGGGCGCTGGTGATGCGCCATCCGGCGTCGGCGCTTCGGCACCATCCTCCAGCCGTATCTCCTCCGCGCCAGCCAGCGCGCATTCGCTGCACGGCCAGTCCGCGTGAATGTGTGCGTCGAATGTCGTCGTACCCACCGTCACGCGGCTGAGATGTCGAATAGGATACGGTGTGCTGGCGTGCTTGGGCTCACTGAGGCGAGTcgcctcaccctcgccgcgatGTGCGACGTACGTACCGAGAGTCGAGCCCAGGTCGACGATCCACCACCCCTCCGAGTCGCTGGGACCAAGTGCCGTCTTCCCGTCGTCCTCTTGATCGCAGCCGAGTTCCCATGGGTCCTCGGACTCACTCCGACCTGCCGACGCAGCATGTGCAGCCCGCACTGCCGCATCCACACGTCCTTCGTGGCCCCAATAAACGAGAGCATGCGTCTTACTggcctccatctcgcgcacgcgcacTCGGGCTGGATCCCCTGTACCGCGTCGGTCGCGCCCGATCTGGACCCCACCAGGccgcgcgtcgacgagcacgactCCGCCATGGGGGAGAGCCTTGGATCGGCGAACCACGAGGCGCAGGATATGTTCTGGTGCAGAGGGGTCTGGTTCGGGCTCATCGGTTCTCCCATATGGGTCGTGGCCATTGCCGTAACGTTCTCGGTCTCCATCCCTGTCGCGGTCCTGGTTTGCTACCTCTTGGGAGATGCTGGTGGATGCGGTGTTCGCGCCTGCAACGACGCGAGCGAGCTTCTCGGGGTCCATAAGCCCGCCCCACCCAACGTCATCCTCCAGTTCTCCCTCTTCCATGTCTCGCGTCGCTGAAGGAGTGGATGCGCTTgcagcgccgcgcgccgccagccccTCGGGCGTGAGGTACGTCCACTCGCCGGCTGTGGGGAGTGCGTACGTGTGGCTTGCGGCGTGATAGTACACACCCAAAGTAGGGTTCCACACCCACGTCTCGGACTCTGACCCCGCGGGTgtgggcgtcgaggacgacatgcCGGGGGAGCTGTGtggtgttggtggtggcaaGGTCTGGATTCTGTTTGCGGACTTCTCTGGTGGAGGTCCAATTATGGTCACGTGGGCTATGGATTTGGAGCCTAGAACGAAGCCGTTTTTAGAATCGAGAAACGAGTCTATTGATTTGTTTGACGGAATCAAACCCACGTGCGCTTAAGACGCGTCAACTGACGCGACTGCAATGTTGATCTTCGGACGCGAAGGTGCCAACCATTCTCATTCTCCCTTTTGATTTCTAATAACACACAAACAACAATGCCACCACGATCCGGACCCAAGTCTGACCGCCTCGCTGCTCTACGCGAGGCTCGTGAGAAGGGAGGACGCCTTTCTCAATGGAAGGTTCGTGTAGCTCTTGTCGTTTGTTAGTAAGCTGACGGTCAGGCGGGCGACTCCGATATCTATGACAACGTCTCGGAGGAGCAGTATAATTCAATCGTAGGCTCGCGCTTGGGGCAGGACGACTtcatcatcgacgacgacgggaGCGGCTATGTCGATAACGGAATGGACGACTggggcggtggcgaggacgaggaagacagtgaggacgaggacgctttcgagggcgaggacgaggagtaCCGCAAGGGTGGGTAATATCCCGAACAGGCCTGACAGCAGCGCGCAAGTTGAGGCGTGAGAAGACACGCGCCAAGGCAGAGAAGGGCGGAGCGGGGAAACCTCAAGCAAAGCCAAAGCCCAAGTCTGCATTCTCGGATTACGCCCGGCCCGCCGTGTCCGCTTCGACGTACCGGCCCGCCAAGCCGACTGTGAACGAGGATGACTTCATGGcgtccctcctctccaccgTCACCGCCGAACCGTCGCGTAAgcgccgctcgtcgccggACTACCCCTCTAGTTCTCCAGCCGTTCCTAGCTCCGACTCgggcttcttctcctctgGCAGCGTGCGCAAGCGCTACGGCGACAGcagcgacgatgaggcGTGGGACCCGATGCGTGGCAATATGGGCAAGAGGCCGCGCGTATCGGACGTTACCATCAAGCCCGAGCCGTTGTcagacgaggagggtgttGACTTCGGCGACGCGATGGAcgtggacgacgagatcgtTGTCAAGCCTGAGcccatcgacgacgacgatgaggaggagatggatATCAAGCCTGTAGAGCGTCGTTCAGGTATGGCACCGAGAgcggcccgccgccgccgcctggtCAACTCTACCGCTGTCAAGCACATCAAGAAAGAGCCCACCCCTGAGCCTGagcccgaggtcgagatgaAGAAGCAGACGTTTGTCCGCAAGCCCGCCCCAGAGCGAGCACACTGGCAGAGCGTGCAGGCAGCTCTAGCAGATAACGCggacctcgacgctgtGCGCGTGCCACAGGGCTtcaccaaggccgagaacgtccttgaggaggacggtTCGCTCAACATGTTCTGGCTCGACTTCCAGGAGCAGGACGGAGTCGTGCACCTCATTGGCAAGGTGCTCGACCGCCAGTCTGGAAAGTACGTCAGCGCGTGCGTGAGCGTGCAGGGCATCCAGCGCAACTTGTTCGTCAAGCCCCGCTCAAAGCGATTTGGTGAGTATGAGTACCTTGCCTTCAGGCAtagctgacgacagcggGAGGGCGTGAGACGCACCTGGAGGTGTCGCAGGACGACGTCTACCAGGAGTTCGATGCCCTGCGCAACAAACACGGTATCGAGGAGTGGCGTGCCAAGTTTGTCAACCGCAAGTACGCGTTCGAGGATCACACCGTCGATCACGGCGAAAGCGAGTGGATGAAGGTCGTCTACCCCTACAACCAGCCGGAGATTCCACTCAGCAGCGCCGGTGCGACCTTCTCCCACATCTTTGGCGCCAACACAAGCGCGTTCGAGCTGCTTGTGCTCAAGCGACGGATCATGGGACCATGCTGGCTGAAAATCACCAACGTCAAGCTCTCTGACAAGTCGGCGACGTGGACCAAGATCGAGTTCACCGTCAAGGACCCGAAGAATGTCAACCccgtggacgaggacgacccgTCGGCGCCGAAGGAGATGCCTCCGCTCACAATGATGAGTATCGCGCTTCGTACGATCGTCAACCACCGCGAGAACAAGACCGAGATTCTCAtcgcgacgacgaggacctggGAGGGCGTCAACATCGAGGACCCCACACCACCCGACCGCCAgccctcgtcgctcacGACCATCGTGCGCCCAATCGAGAAGTTCCCGCCCGCCCTTGAGGCGCGCTCCAAGAGCGAGCGCTCTCAGTTCCAGGCTGTGAAGGCGGAGCGCGCTCTGCTGAACTCACTCCTCGCCACGATCCAGCGCCACGACCCGGATGTCATTGTCGGTCACAACTTCCTAGGCAATACGTTTGAGGCGCTCCTCTATCgcctcaaggagctcaaggcggaCCACTGGAGCCGCATCGGTCGCTTCCGCCGAAAGGGTTTCCAGATCAGCAAGGCCGGGTCCAATGTGCGCCTACTGGCCGGCCGCCTTGTTGTCGACTTGTCCAGCGATGCCGCGAAGGACATGGTCCCGTCAACCACCTGGTCCCTCACCGAGATTGTCTCCACGCacctcaaggtcgcgcgcgaggacgtggACCCGGAAGACATCCACACCTACTTCGACCACACGCTCAGCAACCCGGACAAGCTCATCCAGTACATTCGCCTGGCTGAAGTTGACGCTTTCTTCCAGATGGCTATCGCGTCACGCCTCCAGCTGCTCCCGTTGACAAAGCAGCTCACCAACCTTGCCGGCAACTCCTGGAACCTAACGCTCAACGGTGGCCGTGCAGTTCGCAACGACTTCATTCTCCTCCACGAGTTCCACCGGCTCAAGTATGTCTGCCCGGATAAGGCGTTCAAGCAGAACAAGGTCAAGATCAtcaacgacgacggcgagatggaggaggtcAACTCAGGGAACAAGCGCGGCAAGGCGAAGTACGCTGGCGGTCTCGTCTTTGAGCCCAAGCGCGGGCTGTGGGACACGTACATCCTCGTGATGGACTTCCTCTCGCTGTACCCTTCCATCATCCAGGAGTACAACATTGACTTTACAACAGTCGATCGCGCTAAtgtggaggagagcgaggaggagaagatcCCTGATGTGCCCTCAAGCGACATGGCGCAGGGCGTTCTCCCTCGTATCATTGCCACGCTTGTccagcgtcgtcgccagGTCAAGAGCCTCATGAAGGACAAGAATGCTGGGGCGGCCAAGCTCCAGCAGTGGGACatcaagcagctcgcgtTGAAGCTTACCGCCAACTCGATGTACGGCTGCCTTGGCTTTGTCggctcgcgcttctcgtcTCGTCCGCTCGCTGCGCTTACGACCTTCAAGGGTCGTGAGATTCTTACGCACACGCGCGAGTTGGCGGagtcgctctcgctcgacgtcgtctaTGGTGACACCGATTCGGTCTTCGTCAACTCCAATGTCACAACGtacgccgaggcggtgaaGATCGCCAACGAGTTCAAGGTACTCGTTAACGAGCGGTACAAGCTTCTCGAAatcgacctcgatgcgATGTTTGAGCGTGTGCTCCTTCTCAACAAGAAGAAGTACGCGGCCGTCAAGATTGAtgaggcgggcgagcgctCTACTGAGGTCAAAGGCCTCGACATGAAGCGTCGCGAGTTCTCCAAGCTGTCCAAGGATGCGTCGGCCGCCGTGCTGAAGGAGGTTCTGAGTGGAGAGGCGACCGAGAACGTCATCGCCAGCATCCACGAGTACCTCacggagctcggcgagacTGTGCGCTCTGGCGCAGTGCCGATCGAAGACTTCATCATCTTCAAACGACTCGGGAAGAACCCCGAGGACTACCCCGACAAGAAGAGTCAGCCGCACGTGCAGGTGGCCCTACGCATGAAGGCCAAGGGTGCTGCAGTGCGCGCACACGACGTCATCCCGTACATCCTCTGCGTCGGAGAGGATGGCAAGGCGGCACGTAGCGCGCAGGCTGACCGCGCATTCCACCCAGACGACTTGCGGCGACAGGGCAGTGAGCTCAAAATCGACTATGACTTGTACCTCGACGCACAGGTCCTGCAGCCCGTTCTGCGCCTGTGCGAGAACATCGAGGGAAcagagcgcgcgcggctTGCTGAgtgcctcggcctcgacccaGCACGGTACACCAGTTCGTCTCACGAAGTTGCCGAGCGCACCTTCCACCGCTTCGAGAGCCAGATTCCAGACAAGGAGCGGTTCAAGGATGCGGCGCCGTTCGCTCTGCGCTGCGGCTCATGCGAAGCGACGTTCTCCTTTGAGGGTATCAGGCCCGATGCGGAGGAGCCCGAAGCTGCAACTTTGCGCCGCCACGGTATCGTGTGTCTGTCGTGCTCGGCCTCTGTgcccttctcgagcgccgcacTGCAGCTCGAGAACGCGGTGCGCGGCTTCATCTCTAAGTACTACCTCGGCTGGACGGTATGTGACGCGGACGACTGCGGGGCGCGCACACGCGCCATGAGCGTGTATGGCCGCCGGTGTCTGGGCTTCAACAAGCCGGGGTGCAAGGGCGTCGTGCATCTCGAGTACTCTGACCTCGCGCTCCACAACCAGCTGCTGTACCTACGCCACTTGTTTGATAGCGACAAGGCACTTGCGGCGGTGCGCGGTGGCGCCCATttcgacgaggtgcgcgcgcTTGTGGCGGCGAACTCTGCTGGACTCGCTTTGGCACTTGGCGTGGTTGACAAGTACCTCGACTGCAATGGGCGGCGGTTCGTCAACATGGGCAGACTGTTTGGATTTATGGAGCGTGTGAAGGTTGCCGTGTAGTAGAT contains the following coding sequences:
- a CDS encoding uncharacterized protein (glycine rich nucleic binding domain), with the protein product MSSSTPTPAGSESETWVWNPTLGVYYHAASHTYALPTAGEWTYLTPEGLAARGAASASTPSATRDMEEGELEDDVGWGGLMDPEKLARVVAGANTASTSISQEVANQDRDRDGDRERYGNGHDPYGRTDEPEPDPSAPEHILRLVVRRSKALPHGGVVLVDARPGGVQIGRDRRGTGDPARVRVREMEASKTHALVYWGHEGRVDAAVRAAHAASAGRSESEDPWELGCDQEDDGKTALGPSDSEGWWIVDLGSTLGTYVAHRGEGEATRLSEPKHASTPYPIRHLSRVTVGTTTFDAHIHADWPCSECALAGAEEIRLEDGAEAPTPDGASPAPFDPPVGAAARRGQRQFKRKLAMDALRDTLLGEDTRNAPSRAGYVDRSAQRRRMHPPSPPRPNASPGPAIIAPPQPAGPSAASRAMLARQGWTPGAGLGRDAGGRAEPVVAVLRNERVGLGARGQVADPGNGAGGDWKSRGKQRRWNEVGRE
- the POL1 gene encoding uncharacterized protein (DNA Polymerase alpha zinc finger); translated protein: MPPRSGPKSDRLAALREAREKGGRLSQWKAGDSDIYDNVSEEQYNSIVGSRLGQDDFIIDDDGSGYVDNGMDDWGGGEDEEDSEDEDAFEGEDEEYRKARKLRREKTRAKAEKGGAGKPQAKPKPKSAFSDYARPAVSASTYRPAKPTVNEDDFMASLLSTVTAEPSRKRRSSPDYPSSSPAVPSSDSGFFSSGSVRKRYGDSSDDEAWDPMRGNMGKRPRVSDVTIKPEPLSDEEGVDFGDAMDVDDEIVVKPEPIDDDDEEEMDIKPVERRSGMAPRAARRRRLVNSTAVKHIKKEPTPEPEPEVEMKKQTFVRKPAPERAHWQSVQAALADNADLDAVRVPQGFTKAENVLEEDGSLNMFWLDFQEQDGVVHLIGKVLDRQSGKYVSACVSVQGIQRNLFVKPRSKRFAGGRETHLEVSQDDVYQEFDALRNKHGIEEWRAKFVNRKYAFEDHTVDHGESEWMKVVYPYNQPEIPLSSAGATFSHIFGANTSAFELLVLKRRIMGPCWLKITNVKLSDKSATWTKIEFTVKDPKNVNPVDEDDPSAPKEMPPLTMMSIALRTIVNHRENKTEILIATTRTWEGVNIEDPTPPDRQPSSLTTIVRPIEKFPPALEARSKSERSQFQAVKAERALLNSLLATIQRHDPDVIVGHNFLGNTFEALLYRLKELKADHWSRIGRFRRKGFQISKAGSNVRLLAGRLVVDLSSDAAKDMVPSTTWSLTEIVSTHLKVAREDVDPEDIHTYFDHTLSNPDKLIQYIRLAEVDAFFQMAIASRLQLLPLTKQLTNLAGNSWNLTLNGGRAVRNDFILLHEFHRLKYVCPDKAFKQNKVKIINDDGEMEEVNSGNKRGKAKYAGGLVFEPKRGLWDTYILVMDFLSLYPSIIQEYNIDFTTVDRANVEESEEEKIPDVPSSDMAQGVLPRIIATLVQRRRQVKSLMKDKNAGAAKLQQWDIKQLALKLTANSMYGCLGFVGSRFSSRPLAALTTFKGREILTHTRELAESLSLDVVYGDTDSVFVNSNVTTYAEAVKIANEFKVLVNERYKLLEIDLDAMFERVLLLNKKKYAAVKIDEAGERSTEVKGLDMKRREFSKLSKDASAAVLKEVLSGEATENVIASIHEYLTELGETVRSGAVPIEDFIIFKRLGKNPEDYPDKKSQPHVQVALRMKAKGAAVRAHDVIPYILCVGEDGKAARSAQADRAFHPDDLRRQGSELKIDYDLYLDAQVLQPVLRLCENIEGTERARLAECLGLDPARYTSSSHEVAERTFHRFESQIPDKERFKDAAPFALRCGSCEATFSFEGIRPDAEEPEAATLRRHGIVCLSCSASVPFSSAALQLENAVRGFISKYYLGWTVCDADDCGARTRAMSVYGRRCLGFNKPGCKGVVHLEYSDLALHNQLLYLRHLFDSDKALAAVRGGAHFDEVRALVAANSAGLALALGVVDKYLDCNGRRFVNMGRLFGFMERVKVAV